Within Thermoprotei archaeon, the genomic segment TCAACAGGTCCAGTAAATATGAACTTTTCTCCTATTCGTGCCATTCCTGGTCCTACTAATGTTATTATTTTTTTCCCAATGTGTTCACCTAAGTATCATAATATAGGAAAGCTTATATAAATGGATTTTTCTATTAACAGTTGGTGTAAGTAACTTCTAGAGGTGTATGATTAAGTGTCAATGATAAATATGAGTTCCAAAGATATGAGATTACGAACAGGAACAACAACAGTTGGAGTAGTATGTAAAGATGGGGTAGTTCTAGCAGCAGATAGGAAGGTAACTGCAGGGCATTTGGTTGCACATAAAATAAGTAAAAAAATCTTGCCTATAGATACACACGCATTAATTACTATCGCAGGGCTAGTAGCAGATGCTCAAGCGTTAGTAGATGTATTACGGGCTAACGCGTCACTTTATCGGATCAGAAATAAACGCCCCATTCCGATTAATGCTATTGCAAGTCTTGCATCAAACATACTGTTCGGATCAAGATTTTTACCATATATAGTTGAAGTTAACGTAGGTGGATATGATATGCGCGGGCCTTCATTGTATTCTATAGATTTCTTTGGTTCTGTCACTAATGAACGAAATTACGTTGCTAGAGGATCTGGTTCACCTGTAGCTTTAGGAGTACTTGAAAAAGAATATAAGGAGGGAATCACGTTAAATGAGGGCGTTCGGATCGCTACATTGGCAGTACACTCAGCATCACGTTGGGACTTGTACACTGGTGGTTCCGGAATTGATGTGGTTGTAGTTGATGCAAATGGTTATAGATTTCTGGACGATCAAGAAATAATTAAAATATTATCATCATGATCCTTTAGAGGTCTTAAAAAAGATGTGAGTACGAATGGGAGTACAAGTAGCAGATATACAAACTAGAATAACTCGCGCACTACTTGAAAATCTACCAGCCGATGCTAAGATCACACGTATAGAATTTGAAGGCCCATACCTAATATTGTACACGGAGAATATTAAGGCTGTAACTGGTGAAGAAGGTTTAGCTGCGAAAATTGCTAAAGCTGCACGAAGAAAAGTGATCATAAGACCAGCAGAATCTATCAGATTACCAGTAGAAAAAGCTAGGGAGTTTTTAATAAAAAACATTCCACCAGATGTAGGACTGCAAGAAATATACTTTGATGAGCTTAAGGGTGAGGTTCACATATATGCACTAAAATTAGGGCAATTAATAGGCAGAGGAGGAATGAATCTCTGGATGCTTATGAATGAAATAAAATGGAAAATTGTTCCACACCGAGCGCCTGCTATGCAATCAGAAATTTTTAGAATTGTATCTGAGCAAATAATATCTTCTAAGAAAGAACACTTAAAAACATTAATGAAAATAGGACAACGTTTAAATCGCTTACGTATATACCAAGATGAATATATACGTATAATACCATTAGGAGGTTTTGGAGAAGTAGGACGCAGTTCTATTCTTGTAGAAACGCCAAATAGTAAAGTTTTGCTGGATGCCGGAGCAAAGCCTGGAGCAAAAACACTCTACGATGAATACCCCGCATTTTATATTGATGGGTTAAATATTGAAGACCTTGATGCGATAGTAATATCCCACGCGCATTTTGATCATACTGCAGCATTACCTTATCTTTTCAAATATGGATACAGAGGCCCTGTTTACATGACTGAGCCTACATTGCATCTAACATATTTAATTATAAAGGATTATCTTGATGTTGCTTTAAAAGAGGGGCGCTCATTACCCTATACTATGAATGATGTGCGCACGATGATGCAACACGTCATAACAATAGATTATGAGGAGGTTGTAGATATTGCTCCTGACATAAAGCTTACGTTCTATAATGCAGGTCATATTTTGGGTTCAAGTAGTGTACATCTTCATATTGGTGATGGTTTACACAATATAGTATACAGTGGTGATTTTAAATTTGCTAATACACGCCTTCTTAATAAAGCATTTAATAATTTTAAACGCGTTGAAACACTTATAATGGAATCTACTTACGGTGCACCAACGGATGTAATGCCATCTGTTGAAGAGACCGAGCAGTCTCTTATAAAAATTGTCAAGGATACTTTAGAGCGCGGTGGTAAAGTTTTAATGCCCATGCTTTCAGTAGGACGAGCACAGGAAGTCATGCTTGCTTTTTATGAAGCTATTGAGAACAATAAAATGCCCAAAGTACCTATATATGTTGAGGGTATGATATTAGAGAGCACTGCACTTCATACAGCATTTTTAGATGAACTCTCATGGGACATCAAAAATAAGGTGTTTAAGGAAGGCGTTATACCCTTCAAATCGGATTATTTCTATATGCTTCATGAGAAAATTGATAGGTCGGAAATTATAGAGAGTTCACCATGTATTATAATGGCTCCTTCAGGTATGCTTAATGGAGGACCAGCCCTAGAGTACTTACGTCTCTTAGCTAATGATGAGAAAAGTACTGTAGTATTTACATCATACCAAGTCTCAGGCACGTTAGGTAGAAGATTAAAAGATGGTATTAGAGAGGTCATGCTACCTGATGAAAACGACGTCGAACGACTTATCACCGTGAAAATGGATATACAAAGTGTAGAGGGATTTTCAGGTCATAGTGATAGAAAACAACTCTTAAACTATGTACGAACAATGCCACAGAAACCTAAGTTAATAATTGTGAATCATGGAGAGAGATCGAAGAGTTTACAATTAGCTCACGCAATAGAAAAAATGTTTAACATAAAAACTATAGCACCAGAAGTTCTTGAAGCAATCAAAGTACATTAGGTTAAACAGGTGAAACTTGGACTTCATTACTAAAGAACTTTATAAAGTTTCTATCTCAACAATTCTGACACAACTTTCCAGATTTTATCATTAAAATGATGTAAATTCCTGGCAATTTTTCCATGTTTATCTTTCATTAATAGTGACCAGTCGTCTAGTATTTCGACAATAGCTAGTGGTCTATTATTTGATTGATCAACTACAACAGCTAACACTCCTTCCTTTAGCTCTCCTACAATTTTAGTAACACCTGGAGCCATTACATCAGCTCCGTTTATTATATGAGGAACTGCTCCTTGATCTACATATAACCTTGGAAGTTGAAGAATAAGTTTTGATGTGAGGAAGGGTACCATTTTGTTATTTATCTCTATTATCTCAGGTTTTTTATCTATCAAATAAATTATTTCTCCACTTTTTAATTCTACATATTCTATAGTCTTATCTGACAACTCTAACCTAATATTGCTTATTTTTAACCGTTCATTAAGTTTTTTACTGTCACCCTTACTCAAATAAAAACGTTTTTTAATTTGAGCGCTCATGATTCTACATAACTTATAGAAAAACACATTTATATATGAAACTGAGAACATCATTAGTAGTAGAAGGTGAGCTATGTGAACCGTAATCCAAACATAAGCGAAACACAGTCAAAAGATTTTCTGCAGGCAAGTATAGGACAAACAGTACTGGTTAAATTAAAAGGCGGTAGATTCGTAAGGGGTATTTTAAAAAGTTTCGATATGCACATGAACCTCATATTATTAGATGCAGAAGAAATAGATGAAAATAAAAACACACACAAATTAGGTACATTAGTTGTGCGTGGAGATAACGTAATCTTGATATCACCTTCATAGGTGAGTATTAAATGAAAGGCACATCATCAATGGGAAAAATGAACCGAACTCCCACACATATAAGATGCAGAAGATGTGGAAGACATTCATATAACATTACAAAAGGATACTGCGCAGCTTGCGGATTTGGTCGCACAAGTAAAATAAGACAATATAGCTGGCAGAATAAAAAGGTTAACGGAATCAGACTTATTTAGTACTATTGCGTTAAATTTAACGGGCCGGTAGTTCAGCCTGGGAGAATGCCCGCTTGGCATGCGGGAGGTCGCGGGTTCAAATCCCGCCCGGTCCACTAATCTTACTAATAAATAAAAACAAACTTTTGTAAACTAGGTACTGTTTCAAGTTTATCCAACAAAAATATGAAACCTAAACTATAAGCACTGGAACAAAGATACACCTGTTTTAGTACATAAGAATATTTCATTCAAAACTTAGATAGATTTTTAATTGATGTTATTATTTTCGATTAGGGAGGTTGAGGAGATGTCCATAGTCGGGATTCGGAGATTCACCAGCGAAATTAATAACCTAGTAGGACGGATAATAGAAGTACGCACGTCGCTCGGTAGAACATATATTGGTCGTTTATCTGCAATAGACCCAGAAAAACTAAACATGATACTCACAGAAGTTTCTAGCAACGGTAATAAATATCATGCTGTTGTACTTAATGGCTCAAACATAACAGAAATATTGCTCAAGGAAAAACCATTCGATATGAGAGCATTGGTTGAAAGATTAGAGAAAATATTTCCTAAAATGGTTAGGTACGATGAGAGCGCACGATTAATAATTGTTGCAGAGCGTGTAAAAGTTGGAGAACAAGGTGTTGTTGAAGGAGCAGGACCCATTGCTGAGAAAGTGAAGTCAATATACGATCAGTATATAAGAGAAATCCAATAAAAATGAGTGCATGATAGTGAAATGAGTTTCGAAATACTAGATAAAAGCCTTTGCGGAAGAATAGGACTACTTAAGACTAGACATGGAAACATTAAAACACCCGCACTTTTACCAGTTTTAAACCCTGTAAAACAAGAACTTTCTGCACAAGATGTTGCTAAAATAGGCTTTGATGCAGTAATAACCAATGCTTATCTTCTTTGGAAGAACATGAAAGGGAAACCAATAGATGTTCACGACCATTTAAACTTTAGCGGACCAATAATGACAGATTCTGGGGGTTATCAGATTCTACGTTATGGCACTGTTGAAGTTAAGCCCGAAGAAATTGTAGAATATGAAAAGTTAATTAACAGTGATGTTGCAGTAATACTCGATGTGCCAACTGGTCCTGACGATGACTGGAACAAAGCTAAAGAAAGTGTGGAGATAACATTACGAAGAGCAATTGAAAGTAATAAAATAAGAGACCGTGAAAGACTTTGGGTTGGACCTATTCAAGGTGGTAAGTATCTCGATTTAGTTAAATTATCAGCTGAATCAATGAGCCAGCATGGGTTTGACATATACGCTGTAGGAAGTCCGACCGGTTTAATGGAAGGTTACAAATTTAGTACAGTATTAAAAATGGTGATCATTGCGAAAAGCATTATTGGCTCCGGGAATCCAATGCATTTATTTGGTGCAGGACACCCTATGTTCTTCCCCTTTATGGTTGCTGTTGGAGTAGATATATTTGATTCTGCCGCATACGCTCTCTACGCACAAAATAATAGATATATGACTTCATCAGGTACATTTAGGATAAACGATCTAAAAGAATTGCCGTGCAACTGTCCTGTCTGTTCAAAAACTTCTGCAGACGATGTAAAAAATATGTCCCAGGAAGAAAGAAAACGTTTTCTGATGATTCACAATCTGTATGTTAGTCTATCTGAAATAAAAAGAATACGTCAGCACATAACTGAAGGTACACTCTGGGAGCTTTGTGAAGAAAGAAGCCGTGCACATCCATCCTTGTTTAAAGCTATGAAAGTTCTTGTGAAATTTCACAAACATCTGGAACGATGCGATCCAATCACCAAACCCGTCATTCATGGTCTCTTTTTCTACAACAATGAGACTGCATTAAGACCTCAGACCTATAGACATGTTATGAGAATTATATCAAATTATTCACCAGAATCTGTTAAACTTATTATATTGCTTCCTCCGATAATAAGTAGACCATACATTAGATCTTCTACTATAAAGAATATCATACAACTAATTAATAATACGAAATATGCGGATTCATCATGCATAGCTATTGTAGGTGATCCGTTTGTCTTCACGCCAATAGAACTTTCTGAAGTATATCCTCTATCTCAGTATGAAGGCATAGCTTGTTCCAAAACTCTTTCAAAAATATTTATAGATAATCTTTCTAATCTTAAATTTCTTAATGAGTTAGAAATGGCAATATCAGTATCTGATAACCATAACAATTATCTTCTTAGCAGAATTAATGAGCATCTAAGAGAAAGAGGAGTAAAAGTTATAGAAGTTAGTTTACAGAAGGGAGATTCTGTAATAAAAATTCTTAGAAATGTGCTTAGTTTATTATAATTCTATTAATCTGTTTCACATATAGAACATGAATTTTTCTCTACTTTTCTCATCGAGCACTTTTTGCTCACTTTCTTTCATACTTGCCTCTATTCTAGCCTCAATTTCTTCTACTTCCTTTCTAATAGATTCTACATTAATTTTTGCATCATAGTGTTCATTAAGTACGTTCAAAGCTACCATTGTTGCACGCGTATCAGGCTCAAATTGTCTAGCATATGGAAGAATGGTTATTGCAGGGAATTCGTTAAGCTCAAAGTAGGAGAGTAATGATGCTAATGGCCCAAAGATTGTTAAACGTGGGTCTATCAATTTTCCGAAGATTTTTCTAGCTGATGCATATGCACTAGTATACGCAACTCTGTATTGTTCATCATCACTTCTATATTTATCTGATAAACCCCCAATCAAAACTGCCTCTTCAAAACCTTGAGCTATAACCCACTCAGCAATCCCCCGTGTTAATAAGTGCATCTCTCTAGGTTCCGGAGGTGATTCTGTAACCATTATTATAAAGTTTTTTCTTTTATAAAGTTCAAAAGGTAATTGGATTCTCGAATCCCCCATTTTTACGACTAACGGTAATCTGTCCAACAAAATATATCCAATGTGCTTTGAATCCGGTTGATCAGCTATATATCTAGTAGTCAGATATCCTACCGCCCCAATTCCATGAAAACCCGTGAGAAATATTTTATTTTTTCCTATAGGCTCTTTTATCGCCCTATCTTTTAATATTACTGTAAACTTTGTTCTCTCACTCGCTCGCTCTTCCGTCTTCATAGTTTTTTCAACCTCACACTATTAATTATAGCTAAAAATAAATATGTAACCTAATTTAATACTGTGAAACACAAGTGAAAAGTCATGTCCGAGGTTACAATTCAAGTTCTAGGCGCCGGAGGAGAAGTAGGTAGGTCTGGAATTCTTATTAAATATAAAGAACGAGCATTACTCCTAGATTATGGTACACTTACAAACGATGAAGTACAATTTCCATTACATGTAACACCAAGAGATCTCTCTGCCGTAATATTATCACACGCTCATTTAGATCATTCAGGCGCGCTTCCAATGCTCTATGCATCAGCAAAAGCACCACCACTCTATTCAACAATAATGACACTCGAACTAACAGACATTCTTCTTCACGATTTTATGAACATTAGTAAATCATATTTACCATTCGAAGAAAGAGAAGTTCAAAAAATGTTTAAAAATTCAATACCAGTTACCGCCGGAGATTCAATCGATGTAGACAACTTCCACGTAAAGTTTTATGATGCAGGCCACATTCCTGGTAGTTTAATGGTCGAAGTTGAAGTCAATAATAAAAAAATATTGTACACCGGTGACTTTAATACATGGGAGACAAAACTTCTTAAACCTGCACAAACACCAAATTCAGAATACGACCTCATCATCAGCGAAAGCACTTACTCTGGAGTCGAACATCCACCAAGAAGTGATGTTGAGAAAAAATTAATAGAAATATCCACAACTACAATAGAGAATAAAGGTTTTGTCCTAATACCAGCTTTTTCCGTAGGAAGATCTCAAGAAATCTTATCAATCTTTGAAGAACATAATATACCATACACAATATACCTAGATGGAATGGCAAAAGAAGTAGGATCGTTATTTCTACAATACCCATCATTCTTTAGAAACTATTCATTACTTAAAAAAGCATTAGAACGGGCCGTGTGGATCAATTCAAACGCTCAACGAAAAAGAATCATAGAAAGACCAAACATAGTAGTAACACCAGCAGGAATGCTAAAAGGTGGACCAGCAGTATATTACATGAACAAAATTGCAACCATTAATAAAAACTTAGTAGTCCTAGTATCATATCAAATTCCAGGCACACCTGGTCGTAGACTTTATGATGAACGTTTATGGTATATGCCCAACCTTAAAAAAGATGTTAACGTCGCAGCAACAGTTGAGTGGTTAGACTTCTCAAGCCACTGCGGACACTCCCAACTTAAATCATTCCTAACAAAAATAAGCACTAACAGAATATTGCTAGTCCACGGTGAAACACAAAAAGCATCCATTCTCAAATCAGAATTAGAGGAGCATGGAATTAATGTCGAAATCGCAAACAATGGATATACAACAAAGATATAAACTAATCACCCTTCAATTTTTAAAAACAAGCATCTTACTACTCTTCATATCATTCTTAACATTGCTATTCACACTCAATTTACAATACAACGGGACAGGAAGCATAATAAGAAATGCTACCGGTACCACTAACATCCAAACAGCAACAAGTGAAGCTGCATTTATGACAGCCTTCGCGTTTATCGGCGCATCCCTAATACTCTTTTTATTACTTAAACACAAATTTACTTTTATCTACCTGCTTTTCATTGCTTCAATGTTTACAGTCACATTCATAGCGCTCGAACTACACTTAGTATCACTACTGAATTTCAGTCAAATTAACGAAAACATCTTAACATTAACATCTCTCTCACTCTCACTTACTTTGACCTACACAGTCTTTATAAATAAAAATGTGACCGTGAACGCAATTGGATTAACACTCTTTACAAGCATCACAGGATCATTATTGGGAACCATGTTTACCGATATACAAATTACATTAATCCTTCTCATACTATCACTTTACGACATTTTCACGGTCACAAAAGGACCATTAAAAAAGATCGTAACAAAAATAAATGAAATAGAGAGAAAAACAATAAAGGAAACAACCCCAAACAAAGATCACACAACCTCTCAAAACAAAAACACAATAACAAAAAAGAGGTTAGACTTTAAACAAGGAATGTTTCTTAATTTGGGTCACGTTGAATTCGGAATTGGTGACTTATTATTTTACTCAGCAATCATATCTAACGCACTCACCATGGCATTTCTAACTTACATCACAACACTAATAGGAGTAATCATTGGCGTCGGACTCACCCTTTACCTATTAACCCGAAAAGAATTAGTTCCCGGATTACCAATACCGTCACTATTAGGCCTAACAGCTCTATGGATCACGAAACTCTTTTTATTATGATAACTATAACGTTACAATCGGGCATGTAATTTGTTTTATCAAACTCTCAGCCTTTTCTGGCGACGTTTTATACGTATATAACTTTGACGAAGTACGCAACTTTAACTTTACAACATCACCACTCCTTTTAACACGGCACTCCTTAGCCCTTTTAGCAACCTCCAAAAACTCTTTTTCATCAAATATTTCCGCAGGCATCCCCGCCCACTTACTTGACATTCAAAATTCTAATTAATATTCTTATTGCCCCATCCCTAAACTATCCAAAAACAGAAATTAAAGTTTCAAGCCCTTATAGGTATTCTAACAACTGTCTGCAACGTTTGCAGCAAACCTTCCTGCAGGAAGGTTTCAAGCCCTTATAGGTATTCTAACAACACTAATGCAACAATTACGTCATCAGGTTCTTCTACAGTTTCAAGCCCTTATAGGTATTCTAACAACATTCACCAGCACACTATATATGTTTTAGGAAGTATTGTTTCAAGCCCTTATAGGTATTCTAACAACCTGAATTTTCTTGCATTTTTTGTTGCTTTTTTTTCTGTTTCAAGCCCTTATAGGTATTCTAACAACTCGAAAAACGTTTTTACATCCTTCAGCTCTTGCAAAGTTTCAAGCCCTTATAGGTATTCTAACAACTAGCGGGTGCGCTTTTCGGTGGACGTTCAAAGTTTATGTTTCAAGCCCTTATAGGTATTCTAACAACCACGTTTGATATTCAAATATATCTGATACTTGGGTGTTTCAAGCCCTTATAGGTATTCTAACAACATTTCACTCTCTATAGTATGGATTTAGCTTTCGCTAGTTTCAAGCCCTTATAGGTATTCTAACAACAATGCTTGCGCCTAATGCCCCTAATGCACCATTCTTGTTTCAAGCCCTTATAGGTATTCTAACAACTTTCGTTGGGTGTGTGGAATTGTGGGCGTTTTTGGGTGTTTCAAGCCCTTATAGGTATTCTAACAACTCGGGGAGGGATGCCCGTATCAGATGTGGAAGGAGTAGTTTCAAGCCCTTATAGGTATTCTAACAACATAGCAGTGGTTATCCAGGTGGAGCTGGAGGAAATGGTTTCAAGCCCTTATAGGTATTCTAACAACGTGGTGGAGGTGGTGGTGGCGCCTGTTATGTGTTCTATGTTTCAAGCCCTTATAGGTATTCTAACAACTTTCCGCCCCGCTAAAAATGCTATGCCTCCGATGATGTTTCAAGCCCTTATAGGTATTCTAACAACTCGAAAAACGTTTTTACATCCTTCAGCTCTTGGAGAGTTTCAAGCCCTTATAGGTATTCTAACAACCCTGATTTTTCACTAATTTGTCGAGCACGCATTAGTCTGTTTCAAGCCCTTATAGGTATTCTAACAACCAGAAGGTTTAGGCTAAGACGTCCAAGCCCCGCAACCAGTTTCAAGCCCTTATAGGTATTCTAACAACGAGAATATGAGCATGGTATCAAGGGGACATTTTCGAAGTTTCAAGCCCTTATAGGTATTCTAACAACCTGCACCGCCACAGCTGAGCTACCGGCCGCCACTGTGTGTTTCAAGCCCTTATAGGTATTCTAACAACAGGAAGAGGAATAGATGGTTTCATAGTAGATTGTAAGTTTCAAGCCCTTATAGGTATTCTAACAACGATATACACTTACGCTTGGGGCTGCTCCGAGCGTGATTTCAAGCCCTTATAGGTATTCTAACAACTCCATATGCTGGCGGAGATGGAGGAAGTGCAACAGATTTCAAGCCCTTATAGGTATTCTAACAACTCTATAGGATATTTCTTTTTCTTCAAAAATGATGTAATTTCAAGCCCTTATAGGTATTCTAACAACAAAGAGATAAATTCATGGGTCAAAGAGACGTATAAAAGATTTCAAGCCCTTATAGGTATTCTAACAACATTTACCAAGATAAAAATCATAGATTATGACGATGAATTTCAAGCCCTTATAGGTATTCTAACAACAGGAAAGAGGAAGGTATTTTTGTGAGACCAGGGGAGAATTTCAAGCCCTTATAGGTATTCTAACAACTAGTTGTGATAGCTGAGAATCATAACCTTGATTCAAATTTCAAGCCCTTATAGGTATTCTAACAACAGAAGAAGGAAGAAGAAGGCGGAGGCGGGCATTTCAAGCCCTTATAGGTATTCTAACAACACATGTTAGTTTTGATTTTACCTGTTTTATTTTTGAATTTCAAGCCCTTATAGGTATTCTAACAACTATCTCCACGAGTTTTTGCACTGCTTCAGGCTTCAAATTTCAAGCCCTTATAGGTATTCTAACAACCAGATGTTTTACATCGGTATCTTTCCAATATTTTTATTTCAAGCCCTTATAGGTATTCTAACAACCCAAACTGAACAATCTTTTGAATCAAGGATATGACTATTTCAAGCCCTTATAGGTATTCTAACAACCCCTGAATAATTTTGCGGCTTTTTCGGTGATGGTTTCCTGTCGATCTACAATGATGACTTGGTGATGTTTGATCGACTGTTAGGGGGTTTATATTATTGTCGTGCTTTCTCCTTTTATTACTCCGAGGTTTTCCTTTTTGAGGTATGCTGTGGTTCGAAGAATGTAAAAAGTTATGGCGTCGTATTTCTTGTCTATTACTTTTGATAAGTTATCTTTTAGTCTTATGAAATTGGCATCGCTTATTTCGCCCTCGAAAACCGAGTTTTGGACCCATGTAAGATACCTTCTTCCTATGCTCAGAACTTTGGGAAGCCGTTCCTCGCCAACGTCATACACCATTATCACGAACATGATTATCACCATTGCGTGACAAATGGCTCATACTCCTTTTCTCCGATGAGGTGCTTTTCAAGCTTGTATAGCTCAAGCCTTATCATCCTCTGATAAGAGACCCTCATTCTTTCGTAGCTTATGGTTTGTTTGAGCTTATCTTCATACTGCTCTATAAAATTTTTTCTTCCCTTTTCGCTAAGGTATACGCCACCTAACTCCTCCATGTAGCATGAGGGGTCAAGCATTCTTTTATTTGTCAGTGTAAATATGACCCTGTCGACTATTATCGGCTTAAATACTTCTGCAACATCTAAGTTTAACGAAAATTTTCTGTAATTTGTAGCGTGGAGGAAGCCTATTCTAGGATCTAGATGTGTTTTATAAATTTCGCTCAGCACCGTAACGTAAAGAAGACTGTTGCCGAAGCTCAACAAAGCATCCAACCGACTTTTAGGTGGCATTCGTTCCCTTTTTTCATAATGGTATTCTGCATCGTCGATTATTGTGTTGAAGGAAATATAATATTGCTCTTTTGCTTGAC encodes:
- the psmB gene encoding archaeal proteasome endopeptidase complex subunit beta; the encoded protein is MINMSSKDMRLRTGTTTVGVVCKDGVVLAADRKVTAGHLVAHKISKKILPIDTHALITIAGLVADAQALVDVLRANASLYRIRNKRPIPINAIASLASNILFGSRFLPYIVEVNVGGYDMRGPSLYSIDFFGSVTNERNYVARGSGSPVALGVLEKEYKEGITLNEGVRIATLAVHSASRWDLYTGGSGIDVVVVDANGYRFLDDQEIIKILSS
- a CDS encoding beta-CASP ribonuclease aCPSF1 yields the protein MGVQVADIQTRITRALLENLPADAKITRIEFEGPYLILYTENIKAVTGEEGLAAKIAKAARRKVIIRPAESIRLPVEKAREFLIKNIPPDVGLQEIYFDELKGEVHIYALKLGQLIGRGGMNLWMLMNEIKWKIVPHRAPAMQSEIFRIVSEQIISSKKEHLKTLMKIGQRLNRLRIYQDEYIRIIPLGGFGEVGRSSILVETPNSKVLLDAGAKPGAKTLYDEYPAFYIDGLNIEDLDAIVISHAHFDHTAALPYLFKYGYRGPVYMTEPTLHLTYLIIKDYLDVALKEGRSLPYTMNDVRTMMQHVITIDYEEVVDIAPDIKLTFYNAGHILGSSSVHLHIGDGLHNIVYSGDFKFANTRLLNKAFNNFKRVETLIMESTYGAPTDVMPSVEETEQSLIKIVKDTLERGGKVLMPMLSVGRAQEVMLAFYEAIENNKMPKVPIYVEGMILESTALHTAFLDELSWDIKNKVFKEGVIPFKSDYFYMLHEKIDRSEIIESSPCIIMAPSGMLNGGPALEYLRLLANDEKSTVVFTSYQVSGTLGRRLKDGIREVMLPDENDVERLITVKMDIQSVEGFSGHSDRKQLLNYVRTMPQKPKLIIVNHGERSKSLQLAHAIEKMFNIKTIAPEVLEAIKVH
- a CDS encoding DUF1947 domain-containing protein, whose product is MSAQIKKRFYLSKGDSKKLNERLKISNIRLELSDKTIEYVELKSGEIIYLIDKKPEIIEINNKMVPFLTSKLILQLPRLYVDQGAVPHIINGADVMAPGVTKIVGELKEGVLAVVVDQSNNRPLAIVEILDDWSLLMKDKHGKIARNLHHFNDKIWKVVSELLR
- a CDS encoding LSm family protein; translated protein: MSETQSKDFLQASIGQTVLVKLKGGRFVRGILKSFDMHMNLILLDAEEIDENKNTHKLGTLVVRGDNVILISPS
- a CDS encoding 50S ribosomal protein L37e produces the protein MKGTSSMGKMNRTPTHIRCRRCGRHSYNITKGYCAACGFGRTSKIRQYSWQNKKVNGIRLI
- a CDS encoding Lsm family RNA-binding protein; this encodes MSIVGIRRFTSEINNLVGRIIEVRTSLGRTYIGRLSAIDPEKLNMILTEVSSNGNKYHAVVLNGSNITEILLKEKPFDMRALVERLEKIFPKMVRYDESARLIIVAERVKVGEQGVVEGAGPIAEKVKSIYDQYIREIQ
- the tgtA gene encoding tRNA guanosine(15) transglycosylase TgtA, translated to MSFEILDKSLCGRIGLLKTRHGNIKTPALLPVLNPVKQELSAQDVAKIGFDAVITNAYLLWKNMKGKPIDVHDHLNFSGPIMTDSGGYQILRYGTVEVKPEEIVEYEKLINSDVAVILDVPTGPDDDWNKAKESVEITLRRAIESNKIRDRERLWVGPIQGGKYLDLVKLSAESMSQHGFDIYAVGSPTGLMEGYKFSTVLKMVIIAKSIIGSGNPMHLFGAGHPMFFPFMVAVGVDIFDSAAYALYAQNNRYMTSSGTFRINDLKELPCNCPVCSKTSADDVKNMSQEERKRFLMIHNLYVSLSEIKRIRQHITEGTLWELCEERSRAHPSLFKAMKVLVKFHKHLERCDPITKPVIHGLFFYNNETALRPQTYRHVMRIISNYSPESVKLIILLPPIISRPYIRSSTIKNIIQLINNTKYADSSCIAIVGDPFVFTPIELSEVYPLSQYEGIACSKTLSKIFIDNLSNLKFLNELEMAISVSDNHNNYLLSRINEHLRERGVKVIEVSLQKGDSVIKILRNVLSLL
- a CDS encoding PAC2 family protein; translated protein: MKTEERASERTKFTVILKDRAIKEPIGKNKIFLTGFHGIGAVGYLTTRYIADQPDSKHIGYILLDRLPLVVKMGDSRIQLPFELYKRKNFIIMVTESPPEPREMHLLTRGIAEWVIAQGFEEAVLIGGLSDKYRSDDEQYRVAYTSAYASARKIFGKLIDPRLTIFGPLASLLSYFELNEFPAITILPYARQFEPDTRATMVALNVLNEHYDAKINVESIRKEVEEIEARIEASMKESEQKVLDEKSREKFMFYM
- a CDS encoding MBL fold metallo-hydrolase translates to MSEVTIQVLGAGGEVGRSGILIKYKERALLLDYGTLTNDEVQFPLHVTPRDLSAVILSHAHLDHSGALPMLYASAKAPPLYSTIMTLELTDILLHDFMNISKSYLPFEEREVQKMFKNSIPVTAGDSIDVDNFHVKFYDAGHIPGSLMVEVEVNNKKILYTGDFNTWETKLLKPAQTPNSEYDLIISESTYSGVEHPPRSDVEKKLIEISTTTIENKGFVLIPAFSVGRSQEILSIFEEHNIPYTIYLDGMAKEVGSLFLQYPSFFRNYSLLKKALERAVWINSNAQRKRIIERPNIVVTPAGMLKGGPAVYYMNKIATINKNLVVLVSYQIPGTPGRRLYDERLWYMPNLKKDVNVAATVEWLDFSSHCGHSQLKSFLTKISTNRILLVHGETQKASILKSELEEHGINVEIANNGYTTKI
- the cas2 gene encoding CRISPR-associated endonuclease Cas2 — encoded protein: MFVIMVYDVGEERLPKVLSIGRRYLTWVQNSVFEGEISDANFIRLKDNLSKVIDKKYDAITFYILRTTAYLKKENLGVIKGESTTII